In Tripterygium wilfordii isolate XIE 37 chromosome 17, ASM1340144v1, whole genome shotgun sequence, the genomic window aaaatagtgcACGATTGATCAGAACTAAATTTGGAGAAACAATGTTGTTTTCTCCGATGAATTTGTTGAAACAACGTTGATGCTCCGAGACAAAGAGGAAGCCAATGAGGTTGGATGAGTGAGTTTAACTTGATAATCTCCATGAGGAACTGAAGTCTCAAAGACACCTCCAGCATCTGTTTTGGCAGATAATGTCTTGCGACCCCCCCACTCGTACAATAGCTTATCGACAACGTGTCCTGTGGCTAAGTTTCTGAAATTGTTGTCTGTCAAACACATCCTGTAACATCCCTTTGGATCCCATGGCGCCCACATTACAATCCCATTGACTTTTGGGTGTGAGTATCCCTCTCTCAGAACCATCTCCAAGTAACTTGCCTGTCCATGCATAATTAATCTGAATGAGTCAAGGATGATGCTTTTGGTCACAGGAAGAAAAGAATTGACACTTAAATATAACTAGTACCTGTTGCGGAGAGTTCTCAATATCTATTTCTGTGAGCCAAATTGGCAGTCCGGTGGCAGCAAGGGTATCGATAGAAGATCTCATGTAAGGAATGTTTGGAGTAGAAAAATGACCTTCCAAACCAATTCCCATCTTAATATTCCGGCCAATGATTTGGATTTCCCTGAGTTTTTGAAGATATTGAGCCGATGATGATTGACTATCTGCACTCTCTTCAATGGTGTTATATTCATTCATAAAGAATGTGGTTGCTCCGTCAATATTATGAGCCAAATTGAAGATTGCCCGTGAAGCACTTCTGCCAAGTTTGCTTTCGAAAAAATTGAAATGCAGATTCTCATTAACAACATCCCATCCAATAAACTGACCTTTGTATCTTGAGACTACGGAGTTTACTCTTTTCTGGGTAGCCTGTAGAAGATCACTAGGTGAGAGTGAACTGACCCATCCCATTTGATACTTTGGATCATCCCATACAATGTTGTGTCCTCTGACTGCTATATTGTTGTCTTTGGCGAATCGAACCATTTGATCTGCCTGGGAATAGTCCTCCTGGCCTTGAAACTTCTCTATGCTGTACCACTTCAATTCATTCTCAAATACCGTGACTCTGAAACCCTTTGAGAGAAACCAATTTCTGTAGCCAATGTTAGTGAGGATGTTGTTGTTAATGGCACAACCGAATGGGAAACTATACGCCTTTTGTTCGATGGAGATTGTGGCATTAGGCAGGGAATTTCCTTGTTTATCAACTGCTTTGATACTCAACTTTGCCGTACGTGCCTgccaatatatatttataagctATAAATCATCGTGTACCTAAATGTAGGACTTTGCAAGTGTCTTACTTTCTTGATGCTTTGGTCTTGGTGGGACGTCCACTCTTGTTGGGTGAATGGCTGCAGTGAGATGCTATCAACCCATATTTCAACTGATGTGTTCTTGCTCTGAAACAATGATCacattgtaatatatatatatacacacaagtaTCTAGCTTTATATACAGATTAAGGGTGTATataaatatgcatatatatacacacatacatatatatatatatatagtattaccTCAAAGTAGAGTTCAGCAGGGCCTGATGCATCAACAGTGAGACCTCCTTTCAACATGGACCAGCAGTTAGACTCAGCAACAATTGCACCAGCAAATTTGGTACCACTAGATGTCTTGAATGTGGCGTACACTGGAACGTTTCCATCACTCACTTGTGTCCAGGCTGCCAAATATATATGCTCCAGTGTTAAATATACTTTGACTGTAAACAGCTAATAAAATTTAACCTAATTCGAGCCATACATACCGGAGAAGGTATAGAGCTTGTTCTTTTGCAGATGAAGCTTTTGGGAGACACTATCAAATGGTTGGTTTCTGCTATAAGCGACCACATATTTGTTGCCTCCTAATTCTCTATGCTCAACTTTTGCACCACCAAATACAGACCATCCTTTCAACCCTTGGTTCAGCTCTGGGTTTATGATAACACCTCCACCATATTGAGGTTTGTGAGGCTTCTCTAGACACTGAAATTCCACATCATTTTGTGTACATAGAcataacaaataattaaatggaAAGACAataatgtgtatgtatatatatatatatatggtattgaaaattatgttattttattatataaaagaaagaataaaagtATACTGTAGAGCTTGCCTCAATGCTGGCCGTATAATCATATGGTAAAGCTTTGGCTTTAATTCCTGCGAAGAGAAGAATACACAACAATGGAAGCACAAGCAGAGGGTTTTTTCTCTCGAAAATATTCATTGTAGAAGAAGACCACCCTGCACATGCACCTTGTCATACACAAAGATTTAACAGCAGTATTTATAgtaacaaagaaaatatatgaatGGACACAGATACCAAATtaaggagaatttttttttttttttttttctgaatatTTCTTCATGAGTGAACACAAAGTTCCAATCATCAAAAGTCACTGGAATTTCAAAGGAAAAACGCAGCAAAATTATTATTTCTAGCATGAAAGTAAGTTGAATACAACCTTACCTTCCATATTTGTGAATTAGGACTAATATTAGGCGACCACCCTTCAAGATCGACTCCCTAAACAACACTtgtttaatttatgaaaaattagggttttataTATCACTTGAAATGTTTTGTTTTGAAGATTAAATAAGGTATGCAATATTTGTGAATCTTGATCTTAATGTTTATATACAAAAGTTAAGGAATACTTTTTCGTGCTCCAGGAGTAAAATTTTTTTTCTGATGATTGCACAAAGTCAATTTTCTCAAAGATTAATTATTTTACTACTAGTCGAGAGCCCGCACAATATGTAGAAAAtgccaacaaaaataaaaatttaagttttaacaaataatatataaaaaattaatttttcaatataaatatatatacatatgttatTATTTCCATTTTGTTTGAAGAACAAATCAATGCTTGTTTCCTTCCATGTGAAGAGGAGATTATGGAGCTAATTAATTCTCATAATCAAGTGTGAAGTCAAAATGGCAAAATTGAAGGAGACGTTTGAAAAACCTAATTGCTTACATGTTCagagttatttttttaaaagcaaTAATCATCCAAGTTCTCTTCTTTTCACCTTGAGCATAGAGGTTATTTTCCATCTGGTTTTTGATCCTAAAACACTTCCATACTTCAACATACATATTCCTACCCAAGATCTTCATTTGACTTAATTTGTAGTTTGGCACCAAAATATTCTTCATGAGATCGGCAATAAGCTCTTCAAGTTTAGGAAACAAGTCTTGAATTTTGGTATTCACAAAATAGGAAATAGTAATCTTCAATTTGACTTTGTGATCGTCGGTAATAATAGCTTTGATTCGgttcttcaatttcttaaatcttttttttttaactttctttttgacataaaataaaaaattaacttCTTCAATTATTGAATTTTAAGATACTTGACCGACAACTTGAACAGTGACAGAAGTTCGTGTACCCATCTCACGGAAAGTGAAGATTGATGTTGAAGGCAGAAGCGAAGAAGGATATTGGTGTTGGCTTGATCCTTgatagcaagatagacttcaaaatacaaataaaagagTTTATAATGGTTCAGTCTAGGAAGACTTACATTCATCATGAAAGTCCTCAAGGCCAGATGAATTGTTTCATTCCATAATGAATTATAATGAGAATCCCTTCATTCATTGGGATTATAACAattattcaaaacaaatataagAATAAATGATAATATAACACTTAAGTGAGATTGCTATCTTATCTCTAACACTATTGATACACTCGCCGATGCCGAATTGCCAATTTGGTTTATAGAAATCTACCCAACAGTACTAATTCACGCATTAATTCTTTCTTTTAGTGATCAAAAGTATATTTTACTTAGTCAAATTTATCTAggctctgtttggcagagcggaaaGTTGGATTTTCAATACTAGCGGAAATGCTCTGGGAAATATGCTgaactt contains:
- the LOC119981902 gene encoding endo-1,4-beta-xylanase 5-like, producing the protein MEGWSSSTMNIFERKNPLLVLPLLCILLFAGIKAKALPYDYTASIECLEKPHKPQYGGGVIINPELNQGLKGWSVFGGAKVEHRELGGNKYVVAYSRNQPFDSVSQKLHLQKNKLYTFSAWTQVSDGNVPVYATFKTSSGTKFAGAIVAESNCWSMLKGGLTVDASGPAELYFESKNTSVEIWVDSISLQPFTQQEWTSHQDQSIKKARTAKLSIKAVDKQGNSLPNATISIEQKAYSFPFGCAINNNILTNIGYRNWFLSKGFRVTVFENELKWYSIEKFQGQEDYSQADQMVRFAKDNNIAVRGHNIVWDDPKYQMGWVSSLSPSDLLQATQKRVNSVVSRYKGQFIGWDVVNENLHFNFFESKLGRSASRAIFNLAHNIDGATTFFMNEYNTIEESADSQSSSAQYLQKLREIQIIGRNIKMGIGLEGHFSTPNIPYMRSSIDTLAATGLPIWLTEIDIENSPQQASYLEMVLREGYSHPKVNGIVMWAPWDPKGCYRMCLTDNNFRNLATGHVVDKLLYEWGGRKTLSAKTDAGGVFETSVPHGDYQVKLTHPTSLASSLSRSINVVSTNSSEKTTLFLQI